The Pseudomonas cucumis sequence ATTTGCCCTTTGGCCAGATCACTGCTGGCGCGGCTGGTGATGGTCGGCATGGCGTCATTGCTGGCGTCATCGCGAATCGCCCGGGCCGCTTTCCAGCGGGCAAAAGCCACGCGCAGATCGCGGTTGCCTTGCAAGGATTGCGTCACCAACTGGTTGAGGGTCGGATCGTCGAACTGCTGCCACCAGATGCCTTCGAAGCGGGCGCGGTCGAAGTTCTTCTGACCGGCGCTGCCATCGGTGGCGGCCGTGATGTTGGCCGCCTCGGTGGTTGGGGTTTTGTAGTCCGGGCCGACGGCGCAGGCACTCAGGGCCAGTACCAGAAGGCTTGGCAGGAAGGCTTTCAGGCTCATTGTTGCGCCTCCAGTGGCTTTTCCAATTTCAGCGCCTTGGCCGCTTTGCGCGCTTCACCGCGCTCCACAAAGTTGCGAATCAGTACGTAGAACACCGGCGTCAGCAACAGACCGAAGAAGGTCACCCCGAGCATCCCGGAGAACACCGCCACACCCATGGCATGACGCATTTCGGCACCGGCACCGCTGGAGAACACCAGAGGCACAACACCCATGATGAACGCGAAGGAGGTCATCAGGATCGGCCGCAGACGCAGACGGCAAGCTTCCAGCACCGCTGCCAGCGGGCCGAGGCCTTCTTCCTGTTTATCCTTGGCAAACTCGACGATCAGAATCGCGTTCTTACACGCCAGGCCCACCAGTACGATCAAGCCGATCTGGGTGAAGATGTTGTTATCGCCGCCCGAGGCAATCACCCCGGTAATCGCCGACAGCAGGGTCATCGGTACGATCAGGATCACCGCCAGTGGCAGGCTCCAGCTTTCGTACTGCGCCGCGAGCACCAGGAACGCCAGCAGTACGCAGAGAGGGAACACGAACAGCGCGGTGTTGCCGGACAGAATCTGCTGGTAGGTCAGGTCGGTCCACTCGTAGGTCATGCCGTTCGGAAGTTCATCCTTGAGCAGTTTCTCGATGGCTTTTTCGGCCTGGCCGGAGCTGTAGCCGGGGGCTGCCGCACCGTTGATTTCCGCGGTGATGAAGCCGTTGTAGTGCATTACGCGGTCCGGCCCCGAGGTGTCGCTGACCTTGATGAAGGTCGCCAGCGGAATCATCTCGCCGCGGTTGTTACGCACTTTCAGCTGACCGATCTGGTCCGATTCGAGACGGAACTGTTGCTCAGCCTGAACGTTGACCTGATAGGTGCGACCGAAGCGGTTGAAGTCGTTGGCATACAGCGAACCCAGATAGATCTGCAGGGTGTCGAAGATGTCGCTGACAGCAACGCCGTGGGTCTTGGCTTTTTCCCGGTCGATGGCGGCATCGACCTGCGGCACGTTCACGGTGTAGCTGGTGAACAGGCCAGCCAGTTCCGGCACGCTGTGGCTTTTGGTGATGATGTTCATGGTTTCTTTGTACAGCTCGTCATAGCCCAGGTTGCCCCGGTCTTCGATCTGCAGGCGGAAACCGCCAATGGTCCCCAGGCCTTGTACTGGCGGTGGCGGGAAGATCGCCATGTAGGCTTCCTGAATCCCGGCGTACTGGCCGTTCAATGCACCGGCAATCGCACCGGCGGACATGCTCGGATCCTTACGCTCGTCGAACGGTTTCAGGGTCACGAACACGATGCCGGCGTTAGGGCTATTGGTGAAACCGTTGATCGACAGACCCGGGAAGGCCACGGCGCTGTCCACGCCAGGCTGTTTCAGGGCCAGGTCGGACATGCGCTTGATCACGTCTTCGGTACGGTCCAGGCTCGCGGCATCCGGCAGTTGCGCGAAGGCCACCAGGTATTGCTTGTCCTGGCCGGGTACGAAACCGGTCGGGGTATTGGAGAATCCGAAGAACGTCAACACCATCAGGCCGGCGTACACCAGCAGGGCGATACCGCTGCTGCGGATAACCCGGCCCACGGTGCCGACATAACCATGGCTGGCCTTGTCAAAGAAGCGGTTGAACGGACGGAACAACCAGCCACCGAAGATCTTGTCCAGAACCTTGGAGAAACGGTCTTTAGGCGCGTCATGGCTCTTGAGCAACACGGCGGCCAGCGCTGGCGACAAGGTCAGCGAGTTGAAGGCCGAGATGACGGTCGAAATCGCAATCGTCAGGGCGAACTGTTTGTAGAACTGACCGGTCAAGCCGGAGATGAACGCGGCCGGGATGAACACCGCACACAGCACCAGCGCCGTCGCGATGATCGGACCGGTCACTTCACGCATCGCACGCTTGGTGGCTTCTACCGGGGTGAGTCCGAGCCCGATGTTTCGCTCGACGTTTTCCACCACCACAATCGCATCGTCGACCACGATACCGATGGCCAATACCAGCCCGAACAGCGACAGCGCGTTCAACGAGAAGCCGAACAGGTGCATCACGGCAAACGTACCGATCAGCGAAACCGGCACCGCCACCAACGGGATGATCGAAGCGCGCCAGGTTTGCAGGAACAGGATCACCACCAGCACAACCAGGATCAGCGCTTCGAAGAGGGTGTGAACCACCGCCTCGATGGAACCGCGCACGAAGATCGTCGGGTCATAGACGATGCTGAAGTCCATGCCTTCCGGGAAGTTCTTCTTCAGCTCGGCCATTTTCGCCCGAACGTCGTTGGAGATCTGGATCGCGTTGGAGCCTGGGCGCTGGAAGATCGGGATCGCCACCGCCGGCTGGTTGTTCAGCAAGGAGCGCAGGGCGTACTGGCTAGAGCCAAGCTCGACGCGAGCAATGTCTTTGAGGCGAGTGATTTCACCATTTTCGCCAGAGCGAATGATGATGTTCTCGAACTCTTCCTCGGACACCAGACGGCCTTGAGTGTTGACCGACAGCTGGAACGCGGTGGCATTCGGCGCAGGCGGAGCACCCAGGGCACCGGCCGCCACTTGACGGTTCTGTTCACGAATCGCGGTGACCACATCGGTGGCGGTCAGGTTGCGCGAAGCGGTCTTGTTCGGATCGAGCCACACCCGCAGCGAGTAATCGCCCATGCCGAACAGCTGCACATCACCGACACCGCCCAGACGCGCCAGCTCATCCTTGATATTGAGCAAGGCGTAGTTGGACAGGTAGAGCATGTCGTAGCGTTTGTCCGGCGAGGTCAAGTGCACAACCATGGTCAGGTCGGGCGACGCCTTGTCGACGGTGATACCGATGCGCGTCACTTCCTCGGGAAGTTTGGGCTCGGTACGGGTCACGCGGTTCTGAACCTGTACCTGCGCGTTATCCAGGTCAGTGCCCAGGGCGAAGGTGATGGTCAGGGTGATCTTGCCGTCAGCGGTGGACTGCGAGGACATGTACAGCATGTTCTCGACGCCGGTGATGGCTTGCTCCAAAGGAGCGGCCACGGTTTCACCGATGACTTTAGGGTTGGCGCCCGGGAAGTTGGCACGGACCACTACGGTCGGCGGCACGACTTCCGGGTATTCGCTGATCGGTAACTGGAACAGCGAGATGGCGCCGGCGATCAGGATCAGCAGCGACAGTACCGCTGCGAAGATCGGCCGTGAAATGAAGAATTGGGAAAAATTCAT is a genomic window containing:
- a CDS encoding efflux RND transporter permease subunit, producing MNFSQFFISRPIFAAVLSLLILIAGAISLFQLPISEYPEVVPPTVVVRANFPGANPKVIGETVAAPLEQAITGVENMLYMSSQSTADGKITLTITFALGTDLDNAQVQVQNRVTRTEPKLPEEVTRIGITVDKASPDLTMVVHLTSPDKRYDMLYLSNYALLNIKDELARLGGVGDVQLFGMGDYSLRVWLDPNKTASRNLTATDVVTAIREQNRQVAAGALGAPPAPNATAFQLSVNTQGRLVSEEEFENIIIRSGENGEITRLKDIARVELGSSQYALRSLLNNQPAVAIPIFQRPGSNAIQISNDVRAKMAELKKNFPEGMDFSIVYDPTIFVRGSIEAVVHTLFEALILVVLVVILFLQTWRASIIPLVAVPVSLIGTFAVMHLFGFSLNALSLFGLVLAIGIVVDDAIVVVENVERNIGLGLTPVEATKRAMREVTGPIIATALVLCAVFIPAAFISGLTGQFYKQFALTIAISTVISAFNSLTLSPALAAVLLKSHDAPKDRFSKVLDKIFGGWLFRPFNRFFDKASHGYVGTVGRVIRSSGIALLVYAGLMVLTFFGFSNTPTGFVPGQDKQYLVAFAQLPDAASLDRTEDVIKRMSDLALKQPGVDSAVAFPGLSINGFTNSPNAGIVFVTLKPFDERKDPSMSAGAIAGALNGQYAGIQEAYMAIFPPPPVQGLGTIGGFRLQIEDRGNLGYDELYKETMNIITKSHSVPELAGLFTSYTVNVPQVDAAIDREKAKTHGVAVSDIFDTLQIYLGSLYANDFNRFGRTYQVNVQAEQQFRLESDQIGQLKVRNNRGEMIPLATFIKVSDTSGPDRVMHYNGFITAEINGAAAPGYSSGQAEKAIEKLLKDELPNGMTYEWTDLTYQQILSGNTALFVFPLCVLLAFLVLAAQYESWSLPLAVILIVPMTLLSAITGVIASGGDNNIFTQIGLIVLVGLACKNAILIVEFAKDKQEEGLGPLAAVLEACRLRLRPILMTSFAFIMGVVPLVFSSGAGAEMRHAMGVAVFSGMLGVTFFGLLLTPVFYVLIRNFVERGEARKAAKALKLEKPLEAQQ